The DNA segment GATGGATTCGCTACAGCTTTGGTATTTGCTTTAATTTTGGGTGTACTCAATTTAATTGTAACTCCCATTCTTAAAATTTTGGGACTACCTCTCACCATTTTAACATTAGGGCTTTTTTCTTTAGTGATTAATGCTCTGGTTGTATTATTGGCTGCAAACTTCGTTAGCGGAATGGCTATAGATGGCTTTTGGTGGGCATTTATTTTCAGTATTTCGCTGTCATTAATAACCTCGTTATTTAACGGACTTATTACTTCTGATAAATAAAAAGTTTTTACGATTGAATTTATAGCGGTTCTGATTTTTTCTGAACCGCTTTTTAATTA comes from the Chryseobacterium sp. SNU WT5 genome and includes:
- a CDS encoding phage holin family protein; this encodes MNLLIRLLVTAIVAFLLTKILTGVHIDGFATALVFALILGVLNLIVTPILKILGLPLTILTLGLFSLVINALVVLLAANFVSGMAIDGFWWAFIFSISLSLITSLFNGLITSDK